The proteins below come from a single Mytilus edulis chromosome 5, xbMytEdul2.2, whole genome shotgun sequence genomic window:
- the LOC139523338 gene encoding uncharacterized protein, with product MKIFLIFVCLPTFVYSLNSIICDFQTKSISCQAGEVIQIRSVNFGRTSTRVCRSHQSMNCYSSGRVTGQIAQACNNKDVCQLTASSQFLGEDPCQNVPKYLDIIYDCDPVPTTTTTTTTTTTPATTVKPTVKPLTGHQVCHQYLVSGPKGVTNTQIQASTFFTNGSSHYFRADRARLHTPTIDFRNGTVLGGGWSAAINDKNQFIQVELNKVSTIRGVVTQGRNVDIVTHCCHERVTKFAVSYSIDGTKYEFIKDPQGNKQEFTGNVKDEESVVTNMLGCPIIAQYVRIHPINWLSHITMRFDLIGCPTDSDPLGKCPTGWENRPGTDDCYIITSKKTKSWMEARQDCLNNQGDLLKLDSQAEKSWLTTRLSQIQHSKFASNQLYQVWIGLNNRPRKDSSKYVWTDGTPHDLTLLPWKKGNPDNFAGSEHCGEFVNSELNDVNCFAPLPYVCEKKKYWTPPANAIYSNNNNNNNNNNVNGTGHGTSGSGCPTPGGTGSGGTGSGGTGSGGTGSGSGSGGLITPPLNLIPATLKQIVPTKKPGGMNLPCPIGGQCLTIGNNFYTNGCGNGTDGCMHKGLGDHQSCKGCHYYLTCAPSGVFTRPCPVQLKFDDNLKACVGISSTCKGP from the exons TGAACTCAATTATATGTGACtttcaaacaaaatcaatttCATGCCAAGCAGGAGAAGTAATACAAATACGAAGTGTTAATTTTGGAAGAACATCAACGAGGGTGTGCCGAAGTCATCAATCAATGAACTGCTACTCATCCGGAAGGGTAACAGGACAAATAGCACAGGCGTGTAATAATAAGGATGTTTGTCAACTAACTGCGTCTTCACAATTTCTTGGTGAAGATCCGTGCCAGAATGTCCCCAAATATTTAGATATCATATATGATTGTGATCCAGTTCCAACAACTACTACCACCACAACAACGACAACTACACCTGCTACTACAGTCAAACCTACAGTCAAACCACTTACAG GCCATCAAGTGTGTCACCAGTACCTTGTCTCCGGTCCGAAGGGAGTGACCAACACACAAATCCAGGCTTCCACATTCTTTACAAATGGATCATCTCACTACTTTAGAGCTGATCGAGCACGGTTACATACACCAACCATTGACTTCCGGAATGGTACAGTACTAGGAGGTGGATGGTCTGCAGCAATTAATGATAAAAACCAGTTTATTCAG GTCGAACTGAACAAAGTGAGTACTATCCGAGGCGTAGTGACACAAGGACGGAATGTAGATATAGTTACCCACTGTTGTCATGAAAGAGTGACTAAATTTGCTGTGTCATACAGTATTGATGGTACAAAATATGAATTCATAAAAGATCCACAAGGGAATAAGCAG GAGTTTACGGGTAACGTAAAAGATGAGGAATCAGTCGTTACAAACATGTTGGGATGTCCAATCATTGCTCAGTACGTCAGAATCCATCCAATCAACTGGCTATCACATATCACCATGCGCTTTGACCTGATTGGTTGTCCAACTGATTCAG ATCCACTAGGAAAATGTCCAACGGGCTGGGAGAATAGACCTGGTACAGATGATTGCTACATAATTACATCCAAAAAGACAAAATCTTGGATGGAAGCAAGACAAGACTGTCTAAACAACCAAGGAGACCTGCTGAAACTAGACAGCCAAGCAGAAAAG AGTTGGCTGACAACGCGATTATCCCAAATACAACATTCTAAATTTGCAAGCAACCAACTTTATCAAGTTTGGATCGGTTTGAACAACCGACCAAGAAAAGACTCCAGTAAATATGTATGGACAGATGGTACACCACATGATCTTACTTTGTT accATGGAAGAAGGGAAACCCAGACAATTTTGCTGGTAGTGAACACTGCGGTGAATTTGTCAACTCAGAACTGAATGACGTCAATTGTTTTGCACCTTTACCATATGTATGTGAGAAAAAGAAAT ACTGGACACCACCTGCTAATGCAATATATAGCAACAACAATAATAATAACAACAATAACAATGTAAATGGTACGGGTCATGGAACTAGTGGAAGTGGTTGTCCTACCCCTGGAGGAACAGGATCTGGAGGAACAGGATCTGGTGGAACAGGATCTGGTGGAACCGGATCCGGAAGTGGAAGTGGTGGTCTCATTACACCTCCATTAAATCTCATTCCAGCTACATTGAAACAAATTGTCCCAACTAAGA aaccaGGAGGTATGAATTTGCCGTGTCCAATTGGTGGTCAATGTTTAACAATAGGAAATAACTTTTATACAA aCGGATGTGGTAACGGAACGGACGGGTGTATGCACAAAGGATTAGGTGACCACCAATCTTGCAAAGGGTGCCATTATTACCTAACGTGTGCTCCAAGTGGTGTGTTTACCAGACCGTGTCCAGTACAACTGAAATTTGACGACAACTTAAAGGCATGTGTTGGTATTTCGTCAACATGTAAAGGACCTTGA
- the LOC139523340 gene encoding uncharacterized protein: MNTLAVPIICILIASTNALLFDVTGGLNNLDAFLVKNCRPIAAPAHGTVSCAYSTTDLTCTATCDTGFCFQGLPANSQLSLKCTTTSIWADGDRFQDCVAGDGQTGTGTNVSQRPPVFTGTCIDQLSACPGEGDFTACTACNQFVTCAPDGIFITTCPPPTVWDDNEKKCSMVSKTCS; the protein is encoded by the exons ATGAACACTCTTGCAGTTCCAA TTATTTGTATTTTGATTGCTAGTACCAATGCCTTATTATTTGATGTAACTGGCGGACTTAACAATTTAG ATGCTTTTCTTGTGAAGAACTGCAGGCCAATCGCCGCTCCGGCTCACGGAACCGTGTCTTGTGCATATAGCACTACAGATTT GACTTGTACGGCAACATGCGACACTGGCTTCTGTTTCCAAGGTTTACCAGCAAATAGCCAACTTTCTTTAAAATGCACAACAACAAGCATTTGGGCTGATGGTGATAGATTCCAAGACTGCGTGG CTGGTGACGGACAAACTGGAACTGGGACCAATGTGAGCCAAAGACCACCAGTATTCACAG GAACATGTATTGATCAACTATCAGCTTGTCCAGGTGAAGGTGACTTCACAGCCTGCACCGCTTGCAATCAATTTGTGACATGCGCACCAGATGGTATTTTCATCACTACATGTCCACCACCTACAGTTTGGGATGATAATGAGAAGAAATGTTCTATGGTATCGAAAACCTGCTCATAA